One window of Dermacentor andersoni chromosome 7, qqDerAnde1_hic_scaffold, whole genome shotgun sequence genomic DNA carries:
- the LOC126534749 gene encoding membrane metallo-endopeptidase-like 1 yields the protein MTPNRKRVPFYCRYRIENQLDKSLNPCDDFADYVCRRWTTRQKLLLSRSEMWDMLLSWLYNLPERLNTGFSRFPIAKKVIAMFNACNKQGGSQIHITKEFMRARGIVWPEKAEEAVSPEKALFDLSVNWNVHLWFTLKIFPFISKETPRLIFVEPNELMRWLKAVFSQIPKQTFQRVYKELFRVFSNDTSSEPEPEDILKTYGVLERVFNILVPSRRYKPGITKLLSLSDMDYNSSFPIGSHLMNVLNSVAAFDPPISLNDLVIMKESSNIGKIFDMITDFGNEVVLRHLSWLFVLEYGALAHPAAVLFILRGSGNRARQALPRYCACQVESSYKLLVAAMASVGLFSEQERRRIDEHLAAIVEEAANKTWAVSWLDNDTKKIAVAKLKSVRTVLWPSDKFLTPEALDEVYANFTYSASSFAEYWIETRRSQRLMFGSQAAEEEMFLDDSTMLPYVHYKHVLNHLTLSMGALAPPLYCKDGTNAMFYGGLLYAYARELMTAIDSDGVRFNPKGEFVTSWLSYGIQDTFEKRTLRCLPGNISIFPDVPAMEVAYAAFKRHHHENNSRLSEELTEEKVFFITTCLPSCSSTPADNIYGGDCNKAVMNFAPFAEAFGCPAGSKMNPASKCPFYD from the exons ATGACGCCTAACAGGAAGCGTGTTCCTTTCTACTGCAGGTATCGCATTGAAAATCAGCTGGACAAAAGCCTCAACCCCTGTGATGATTTCGCTGATTACGTCTGTCGTCGCTGGACCACAAGACAGAAGCTTCTCCTGTCAAGATCAGAGATGTGGGATATGCTTTTGTCGTGGCTGTACAACCTTCCGGAAAGGCTGAACACAGGTTTTTCCCGATTCCCTATAGCCAAAAAAGTTATTGCAATGTTTAACGCTTGCAACAAACAGGGCGGATCACAAATCCACATCACGAAAGAATTCATGCGCGCAAGAGGCATTGTCTGGCCGGAAAAAGCAGAAGAAGCAGTTTCACCGGAGAAGGCCCTTTTTGACCTCTCGGTGAACTGGAACGTGCACCTGTGGTTTACCTTGAAGATATTTCCCTTTATTTCGAAGGAAACTCCACGACTTATATTTGTGGAACCGAATGAGCTCATGCGTTGGTTGAAGGCCGTGTTTAGCCAAATACCAAAGCAAACCTTTCAAAGAGTCTACAAAGAACTCTTCCGTGTTTTTTCAAATGACACGAGCAGCGAACCGGAACCTGAAGACATCTTGAAGACGTATGGCGTCCTTGAGCGTGTCTTCAACATCTTGGTACCATCGCGTCGTTACAAACCAGGCATTACGAAACTATTATCTTTGAGTGATATGGACTACAACTCCTCCTTTCCCATTGGATCGCACCTTATGAATGTGCTGAATTCTGTGGCGGCATTCGATCCGCCGATCTCATTGAATGACTTGGTGATTATGAAGGAGAGTTCTAATATTGGGAAGATTTTCGACATGATCACCGATTTCGGCAACGAGGTGGTCTTGCGCCACCTGTCATGGTTGTTTGTGCTGGAATATGGGGCACTGGCACACCCAGCGGCTGTCCTGTTTATCCTTCGTGGCAGTGGGAACCGTGCCAGGCAAGCGTTGCCCCGTTACTGCGCTTGTCAAGTCGAGTCGAGCTACAAACTCCTTGTGGCTGCCATGGCCTCCGTAGGCCTCTTCTCCGAGCAAGAGCGACGCCGCATCGACGAGCATCTGGCCGCCATTGTGGAG GAGGCTGCCAATAAAACGTGGGCAGTCTCGTGGCTCGACAACGATACGAAAAAAATTGCCGTGGCAAAGCTGAAGAGCGTACGCACAGTGTTGTGGCCTTCTGACAAGTTCCTCACGCCCGAGGCACTTGACGAAGTGTACGCAAACTTCACCTACAGCGCCTCGTCGTTCGCGGAGTACTGGATCGAGACCCGTCGCAGCCAGCGCCTGATGTTCGGCTCCCAGGCAGCCGAAGAGGAGATGTTCCTAGACGACAGCACCATGCTGCCATACGTACACTACAAACACGTGCTCAATCACCTGACCCTCTCCATGGGAGCACTGGCACCTCCTCTCTACTGCAAGGATGGCACGAATGCCATGTTTTATGGCGGCCTGCTGTACGCTTACGCTCGGGAGCTCATGACAGCCATTGACAGCGATGGAGTTAGA TTCAACCCTAAAGGCGAGTTTGTGACGTCCTGGTTGAGCTACGGCATTCAAGACACCTTCGAGAAGCGAACGCTCCGCTGCCTACCTGGAAACATCAGCATCTTCCCCGATGTTCCCGCGATGGAGGTGGCGTATGCAGCATTCAAGCGACACCACCACGAGAATAATAGCCGGCTGTCTGAG
- the LOC126534750 gene encoding uncharacterized protein codes for MGKRATEFSKLIGSSPKFVSLPDYSSLLDVNIAVPGVASKRQTAVCAMRQETASLLHERLAGRLLVYTDGSGTPDGSGAAAFTAQDISETRQCRPRFAASSAVAELAAIDLAADLLLQHPNIMSAAILTDSRAALCMLARDYARVYLVVRVGCKLRHIVNQGCDLALQWIPAHIGLPGNEEADSLAKAAHSERFPLTQLVTSFDAANTAVLRSLTAQHPDRHVAGGTPPRLLPRVGLSRADCTFLVRLRIGCYKTAACTHRLTESGSPVCGSCDGVETLEHVLRHCPAFGTEREALYASYR; via the coding sequence ATGGGCAAGCGCGCCACCGAGTTCTCAAAGCTCATCGGGTCGTCGCCAAAGTTCGTCTCCCTGCCGGACTACTCCAGTCTGCTCGACGTGAACATCGCGGTGCCTGGCGTCGCATCAAAGCGCCAAACTGCGGTGTGCGCCATGAGACAGGAGACCGCCTCCCTActgcacgagcgactggcaggacgaCTACTTGTCTACACCGATGGCTCGGGGACGCCGGACGGGTCCGGTGCTGCGGCTTTCACGGCACAGGACATCTCGGAAACGCGCCAGTGCCGACCGCGCTTTGCCGCGTCGTCGGCAGTGGCCGAACTCGCCGCCATCGATCTCGCTGCCGACCTCCTTTTGCAACATCCGAACATTATGTCAGCGGCCATTCTCACTGACTCTCGTGCGGCGCTTTGCATGCTGGCCAGGGACTACGCCCGAGTGTACCTTGTTGTTCGAGTTGGCTGCAAGCTGCGACACATCGTGAATCAAGGCTGCGACCTGGCGCTTCAATGGATACCCGCACACATCGGATTGCCAGGCAACGAGGAGGCTGACTCCCTCGCCAAGGCGGCGCACAGTGAGCGCTTTCCCCTCACCCAATTGGTGACGAGCTTCGACGCGGCCAACACAGCGGTACTACGCAGCCTCACTGCGCAACACCCCGATCGGCACGTCGCGGGGGGAACGCCCCCGCGCCTGCTCCCGCGTGTGGGCCTCTCTCGGGCTGACTGCACCTTCCTTGTCCGCCTGCGCATCGGCTGCTACAAAACAGCGGCGTGCACTCACAGACTCACGGAAAGCGGCAGCCCCGTGTGTGGTAGCTGCGACGGCGTGGAGACACTGGAGCATGTTCTACGTCACTGCCCGGCCTTCGGGACCGAGAGGGAGGCTCTGTACGCCTCCTACCGCTGA